The following proteins come from a genomic window of Plasmodium vivax chromosome 3, whole genome shotgun sequence:
- a CDS encoding hypothetical protein, conserved (encoded by transcript PVX_096090A) has translation MYKFARTICRHRFAHTHIYPLEPTKQQMGITNLLPFLKPIAKSTHISKYKNEVIGVDIMCWIHRGLISCAYDIVTDTYNDSYLSFIEKMLECIYHYNIKVVFVFDGEELPEKKAENVIRKDRREKAKKEAQEIIKSVPNPRSDENVLKKCIQALSVSKEIINTVIQFCRTKNIDYIISPFEADAQLSYLCRMGYISCAISEDSDLLVYGCPRVLYKLKSTGECDEISLMPIDDLIDVNVINKIRNPLSDSFNEFYITPMKQGRRDAQGGHSDWEDNNLSDWEENNMTDLAEHPPARAQRRTRHRAAANGNPEQKKKSYHKVMKEYLDHFHWPEELDKLKHFSIDMFLAMCILSGCDYTNDFHITGMGIKTAFSLISQYKTIENIFSFLISHDRWKRKIPPNLNTLEKLMTKYEEIKNAFLHHQVYDFILCQNIPINQSFNSALKKNENKLLINKIRDFSLTYDSSKRRGNCLNAFSEELSSGASGGRSSFLSDGSGNSERCTGRSTRGEEKVYSERKHHQKDMLKGSASPAHKRRSPLPPKQTALKEHPQLDKPNSVENIFKNLPSECLEYLEISPDLFRNCPEGQNGLKEQEIVRHEGIAQEGSHGLSTWTSDWQSGRQNYAAFHPGELPPSATAQQEPPKGDMQACSPLHPRGTTQTANLWPPMECANFNLFGDSPRSNGCAHGRECTNDGDEAGVPRGPSDPRDAGDSRDTIDSSDYSDSSDLPAYNSRNNLPRGKEKTKLSKRKGNHADSVNFKKTKRSAAAPPHTGDQTSKNPLEENEPDCSKRSDKTHPGEILEKTKWISQAGRNCQGVARLEGGPAHGIDTSIQEDAKKGKPLDEEVTNPTEGTNRKKSARVMYQNMKKSFLLFKTLDGETSNQMGSSTEELKGNSAQEKEECSRVREIQGRCKAERPDEEGGSPVGTDIWDGKDKMRSGTQGGPIRKLSTEPISKPAIEPISKPAIEPIRKLPTEPISKPATEPISIRTTRLTTKPISGVKSEINKTNFKSEWSDHPSVVCSPLKGKSSAVNGNRRSQLRITNFFKKSERKIPNLDGNKEGNNNSFPLRRPTNGSPSGNGTCSLSMNNSEPANEEQQGGELPHVGQDTHEKDSLNQDSHDEYVFLKNLHNCGMIKEPNRKEPPKWVAKGSQAWDDRVSRGDRGDHPSGLHSGHSMDHPHDHHDRPLPGDAPPADRPAEKKEKQKEINLEYILQNLNYNYHPRSHKINTFDYFKEKENVPPPNPYVDNNL, from the coding sequence ATGTACAAATTTGCACGTACAATTTGTAGGCATCGATTTgcccacacacacatataccCATTGGAGCCCACCAAGCAACAAATGGGAATCACCAACCTGCTGCCGTTCCTAAAACCGATCGCCAAGAGCACACACATAAgcaaatacaaaaatgaagtgatCGGCGTGGACATCATGTGTTGGATCCACAGGGGTCTCATCAGTTGTGCCTACGACATAGTCACGGATACGTACAACGACAGCTACTTAAGCTTCATCGAAAAAATGCTCGAATGTATTTATCACTACAACATTAAGGTAGTGTTCGTTTTCGACGGAGAGGAGTTACCAGAAAAGAAGGCAGAAAATGTGATTAGGAAAGATAGGagagaaaaggcaaagaagGAGGCAcaagaaattattaaatcAGTCCCAAATCCCAGATCAGATGAGaacgttttgaaaaagtgCATACAAGCTTTAAGTGTTTCCAAAGAGATTATAAACACCGTGATCCAATTTtgtagaacaaaaaatattgattatatcatttccccttttgaagcGGATGCTCAGCTGTCCTACCTCTGCAGGATGGGCTACATTTCTTGCGCCATAAGTGAAGACAGTGACTTGCTAGTGTATGGCTGCCCTCGCGTTTTGTACAAACTGAAAAGCACCGGAGAGTGCGATGAAATAAGTTTGATGCCTATTGACGATCTGATTGACGTAAACgtgattaacaaaattaggAACCCCCTCTCGGATTCGTTCAACGAGTTTTACATCACCCCGATGAAGCAGGGCCGGAGGGATGCCCAGGGGGGGCACTCAGATTGGGAAGATAATAACCTATCCGATTGGGAAGAGAATAACATGACCGATTTAGCCGAGCACCCCCCTGCGCGCGCGCAACGACGGACGCGCCACCGAGCCGCGGCAAACGGGAACCctgagcagaaaaaaaaaagctaccaCAAAGTGATGAAGGAATATCTGGACCACTTCCACTGGCCAGAAGAATTGGACAAGCTAAAGCATTTCAGCATAGACATGTTCCTGGCGATGTGCATCCTAAGTGGCTGCGATTACACGAACGATTTTCACATCACGGGAATGGGAATCAAAACTGCCTTCAGTTTAATCAGCCAATACAAAACTatcgaaaatattttttcattcctcaTTTCGCATGACAGATGGAAGCGTAAAATACCGCCCAATTTAAACACCCTAGAAAAACTGATGACTaaatatgaagaaattaaaaacgccTTCTTACATCACCAAGTGTATGATTTTATTCTGTGCCAGAACATCCCCATCAACCAGTCCTTCAACAGTgcattaaagaaaaatgaaaataaactCCTCATCAATAAAATACGTGACTTTTCCCTCACATATGACAGCAGTAAGAGGAGGGGAAACTGCCTGAACGCATTCTCGGAGGAGCTCTCCAGTGGTGCcagcggggggagaagtagCTTTCTTTCTGATGGGAGCGGCAATTCGGAGAGATGCACTGGAAGAAGTACAAGAGGTGAAGAAAAGGTATATTCCGAAAGGAAACACCACCAAAAGGACATGCTCAAAGGAAGTGCTTCTCCAGCACACAAAAGGAGATCCCCACTTCCACCAAAACAAACCGCCCTAAAGGAACATCCCCAATTAGACAAACCGAACAgtgttgaaaatatttttaaaaatttaccatCCGAGTGTTTAGAATATTTGGAGATATCCCCCGACCTGTTCAGGAATTGTCCCGAGGGGCAGAATGGTCTGAAGGAGCAGGAGATAGTGCGCCATGAGGGGATCGCTCAAGAGGGTTCCCATGGGTTAAGCACTTGGACAAGTGACTGGCAAAGTGGTAGGCAAAACTACGCAGCGTTCCACCCCGGAGAGCTCCCCCCAAGCGCAACAGCCCAACAGGAACCGCCCAAAGGGGATATGCAAGCATGTTCGCCCCTGCACCCAAGAGGAACCACCCAGACGGCCAATTTGTGGCCCCCCATGGAATGCGCCAACTTCAACCTATTTGGTGATTCCCCCCGGAGCAACGGCTGCGCGCACGGAAGGGAGTGCACCAACGATGGGGATGAGGCGGGAGTGCCGAGAGGGCCAAGCGATCCAAGAGATGCAGGCGATTCGAGAGATACAATCGATTCCAGCGATTACAGCGATTCCAGCGACCTCCCCGCGTACAACTCCAGAAATAATCTACCtagaggaaaggaaaaaacaaaattgagcaAGCGGAAGGGGAACCACGCCGACTCAGTTAACTtcaagaaaacgaaaaggagcgCCGCAGCACCCCCGCACACAGGTGATCAAACGTCGAAGAACCCGTTGGAAGAAAACGAACCCGATTGCAGTAAACGCTCGGACAAAACTCATCCTGGCGAGATTCTCGAAAAGACAAAGTGGATATCGCAGGCAGGTCGCAACTGCCAAGGGGTGGCTCGCCTCGAAGGAGGCCCCGCTCACGGGATCGACACAAGCATTCAGGaggatgcaaaaaaggggaagccgcTGGACGAAGAAGTTACCAATCCAACTGAAGGGACGAACAGAAAGAAAAGCGCAAGAGTTATGTACCAGAATATGAAGAAGAGCTTCCTTCTATTCAAGACGTTGGACGGGGAGACAAGCAACCAAATGGGATCTTCAACGGAAGAATTGAAAGGTAACTCCGCACAAGAGAAGGAGGAATGTTCACGCGTGAGGGAGATTCAAGGGAGGTGTAAGGCCGAGCGGCCTGATGAAGAAGGGGGGAGTCCCGTGGGAACCGACATTTGGGACGGGAAAGACAAAATGAGAAGCGGCACGCAGGGAGGACCGATCAGAAAACTGTCAACGGAACCGATCAGCAAACCGGCAATAGAACCCATCAGCAAACCGGCAATAGAACCCATCAGAAAACTACCAACAGAACCGATCAGCAAACCGGCAACAGAACCGATCAGCATACGGACCACCAGACTGACCACGAAACCGATCAGCGGCGTGAAAAGCGAAATAAACAAAACGAACTTCAAATCGGAATGGAGCGACCACCCCTCAGTCGTTTGCTCCCCTCTCAAAGGTAAATCCTCCGCGGTGAACGGAAATCGCAGGAGCCAATTGAGGATAaccaactttttcaaaaagtcGGAAAGAAAAATCCCCAACTTGGACGGCAACAAGGAGGGTAATAATAACAGCTTTCCGTTGAGGCGGCCCACAAATGGTTCCCCCAGTGGCAATGGAACGTGCTCCCTTTCAATGAACAACTCGGAACCAGCGAATGAAGAGCAGCAAGGAGGGGAGCTTCCGCACGTGGGCCAAGACACCCACGAAAAGGACTCCCTTAACCAAGACTCCCATGACGAATATGTGTTCCTGAAAAATCTGCACAACTGCGGGATGATAAAAGAACCGAACAGAAAGGagccccccaaatgggtcGCCAAAGGTAGCCAGGCCTGGGACGATCGAGTGAGCAGAGGGGATAGGGGTGATCACCCTAGCGGTCTCCACAGTGGTCACTCCATGGATCACCCTCATGATCACCATGATCGGCCCCTCCCCGGAGACGCCCCCCCCGCCGACCGCCCAGccgagaaaaaggaaaagcaaaaagaaattaacCTGGAGTATATCCTGCAGAACCTGAACTACAACTACCACCCCCGCAGCCACAAAATCAACACCTTTGATTACTtcaaggagaaggaaaacgtGCCTCCCCCCAACCCCTACGTGGACAACAATTTGTGA
- a CDS encoding hypothetical protein, conserved (encoded by transcript PVX_096085A) produces the protein MGVLKLKSDKKKREKSKETKIDYSKCLKRTKIKEKIIRKDAENEFDLSIFAKTDHASNKIRQLNYAKLVKAIRKNKNLIANHVPKILEIYGKGIIDDDENVRNYSSKIFYHLVNSHIDFDVFHSKIKTCLFHSLKIGRVPLKVLNLELCHSFFFTKIHYCHKFFYEFLSNILGCFVSLPIEKQVTTVRYFFLLFKHKWRFKRGGRNLPSGVKQQGRGGSVEETHIDIAEEGDPPHGEEVPDDESRGDPDNCYEFITRTNRRNSCNDPFLLQKEKKTSIQVATKMEIYTKLLKCLCNFMDEVVYNSINVDLIHLYTKILKVITFMMKKKKKTIFKQEMMTLLNNFLQRAMGVINEHAAEISSCKKVLNMICYFILLVLSLCGKEVKHFEDANRRASINYAGLVKYCLSIYFYALLRCEFFSGENPEHQRSGGAPNGDVKRGNPLHHSEGSSHTEVSTHVLNKLFDGKRQKGTHKNVEKYARKYFHLLVCLYEMFIHRKDRKTLWQDGEPREGKTSGKNTNQKEKSNNSNIAYSHAERIIKLVEKKILLYENGGEMRVLCGLVLNYLSNFSQRSIDQMDRFCYFVIILAQQANGGVNQLDYEAPLVGERLSNSSKENTQGSSNQGRSAGVWDEGGSQKRGSSFPFLTTPFMFVLLADCECFINSNFFDAFFEIFNEEERRRTMEAISFVQNGGSTINIITRKTFDCFVGNLFSILYSYENPLFVNNCLFFLSFLSVNKRKVKKPYGDFKHWSGAKLEMEQLLLLDVRTHLDDVMKDKGEILIDHFLSKNRHVILSFEIISNLYFVYENRSSRLLLFIYFLILKFEKEGSTLRFALGEEEAMILLDRVFRTPHRDDCTCVVNTQGSYSPLVGLSPEEGPQGDAGVNPDGGRTEEGTPLCLLEKKYTYRINKDYLYREDFLLFFLKMSLSEWDFIVRNDIYTVMQVKGSNGGGDKAVANPSGGDKTVTHLPGGDTTVAKLILIIKRMAFIISNVNICMGNKAKNPNNSLFIMDYLFGVIERVALTRLPQAGCSNDCDRLFLLVKAAFLFYFVSFYLFPCLLSKRRGSFNLEGGAIDEGQNRRGREVTGDLTAAKEGEADLQSDAPVGREHIYYDHSADVTVDVPTFVAFVKETLFKSGSKEEESQLDKFAYVMPHSHMACRFFDVLFEQGVMYACSVNGDLQQMPSVDLEYNLSTHVEFQNMLTKIESSITIVSFNSIVDVPVRGIIKLLTITIFKMSLNRNILFARLVNNSDCFPNGYLYDLNFFFFFHHLVSSLIQRVRGLSDGPFSQRSYYCISFLIDTLLCAYCIMEEVAKTMEVTPCRGATGDAVNAAKAANEAYEGDKANNPDGPDVPGEPPLAAAKWSLQKLNERLRCTLNEMPQKEKRYLFPRVKLLVEKYL, from the exons ATGGGCGTCCTAAAACTCAAAAGTgacaagaagaagagggaaaagtCGAAGGAAACCAAAATAGATTATTCAAAATGcttaaaaagaacaaaaattaaggagaaaataattcGGAAGGACGCCGAAAACGAATTCGACCTCTCGATATTCGCCAAAACAGATCATGCGTCGAATAAAATACGGCAGCTGAATTACGCCAAGCTAGTTAAAGCcataaggaaaaacaaaaatttaattgcAAACCATGTGCCCAAAATTTTGGAGATTTACGGAAAGGGCATCATAGATGATGATGAAAATGTCCGAAATTATTCctccaaaatattttaccatTTGGTGAATAGTCATATCGATTTTGACGTCTTCCACAGCAAGATTAAAACTTGCTTGTTTCATTCGTTGAAGATAGGAAGAGTCCCTCTGAAGGTGCTAAACCTGGAGCTGTGCCACAGCTTCTTTTTTACGAAGATTCACTACTGCCATAAGTTTTTCTATGAATTTTTGAGCAACATTTTGGGCTGCTTCGTTTCGCTGCCGATTGAGAAGCAAGTCACAACGGTGAGgtatttcttcctcttgttCAAGCACAAATGGAGGTTcaagcggggggggaggaacctCCCCAGTGGGGTGAAGCAACAAGGAAGAGGTGGTTCCGTGGAAGAGACACACATTGACATAGCAGAGGAGGGGGATCCTCCCCATGGGGAAGAAGTTCCAGATGACGAATCGAGGGGAGACCCGGATAACTGCTACGAATTCATAACCCGTACAAACAGGCGAAACAGCTGTAACGACCCCTTCCTGctgcagaaggagaaaaaaacgagcaTCCAGGTGGCAACCAAGATGGAGATCTACACAAAACTACTGAAATGTCTGTGCAACTTTATGGATGAAGTTGTGTACAATTCGATCAACGTAGATTTGATTCACCTATACACGAAGattttaaaagtaataacttttatgatgaagaagaaaaaaaaaacaatttttaagcAAGAAATGATGACTCTacttaacaattttttgcagAGAGCCATGGGGGTGATTAACGAACATGCAGCTGAGATAAGTAGCTGCAAAAAGGTGTTGAACATGATTTGCTACTTCATCCTGTTGGTTTTATCTCTGTGTGGAAAAGAGGTGAAACACTTTGAGGACGCCAATAGGAGGGCTTCAATAAACTACGCAGGGTTAGTGAAGTATTGCCTCTCCATTTACTTTTACGCCCTTTTAAGATGTGAATTTTTTAGCGGAGAAAATCCGGAGCATCAAAGGAGCGGAGGCGCCCCAAACGGGGatgtaaaaaggggaaatccGCTTCATCACAGTGAAGGGAGCAGTCACACGGAGGTAAGCACCCATGTACTCAACAAGCTCTTTGATGGGAAGAGGCAGAAGGGGACACACAAGAACGTGGAGAAGTACGCAAGGAAGTACTTTCACCTGTTAGTCTGCCTCTACGAAATGTTTATTCACCGAAAGGATAGGAAAACGCTGTGGCAAGATGGAGAACCCCGTGAGGGAAAAACAAGCGGGAAGAACACAAACCAGAAGGAGAAAAGCAACAACAGTAATATTGCCTATAGCCATGCCGAAAGGATAATCAAattggtggaaaaaaaaatactcctGTATGAGAATGGCGGAGAAATGAGAGTTCTATGTGGACTCGTTTTAAACTATTTGAGCAACTTTTCGCAAAGAAGTATCGACCAGATGGATCGCTTTTGCTACTTTGTAATTATCCTCGCGCAGCaggcaaatgggggggtgAATCAACTAGATTATGAAGCACCACTTGTGGGGGAAAGACTCTCCAATTCTTCGAAAGAAAACACACAAGGGAGTAGCAACCAGGGGAGGAGTGCGGGTGTCTGGGATGAGGGAGGCTCCCAAAAGAGGGGGTCATCATTTCCATTCTTAACCACCCCTTTCATGTTCGTACTTTTAGCGGACTGTGAGTGCTTCATAAATAGTAACTTCTTCGACGCTTTTTTcgaaatatttaatgaagaAGAGAGGAGGAGAACAATGGAGGCGATTTCGTTTGTGCAGAATGGAGGAAGTACCATTAACATAATTACGAGAAAGACTTTTGATTGTTTTGttggaaatttattttccattttgtatagCTATGagaaccccctttttgtgaataactgcctttttttcctttccttcctAAGTGTAAATAAGCGCAAGGTAAAGAAGCCGTACGGGGATTTTAAGCATTGGAGTGGCGCCAAGCTGGAAATGGAAcagctgcttctcctcgATGTAAGGACCCACTTGGATGATGTGATGAAGGACAAGGGAGAGATACTGATTGATCactttttaagcaaaaatagaCACGTCATCCTCTCCTTTGAGATAATTTCTAATCTGTATTTTGTGTACGAGAATAGGAGTAGCAGGTTGCTcttgttcatttattttttgattttaaaatttgagaAGGAGGGGAGTACCTTGCGCTTTGCcctgggggaggaagaagccatGATTCTTCTGGACCGGGTTTTTCGTACCCCTCATAGGGATGACTGCACATGTGTAGTAAACACTCAGGGTAGCTACTCCCCTTTGGTTGGTCTTTCTCCTGAAGAGGGTCCCCAGGGCGATGCGGGGGTCAACCCAGATGGGGGGAGGACAGAAGAAGGGACGCCTCTCTGTTtgctcgaaaaaaaatacacatatagGATAAACAAGGATTATCTGTATAGGGAagattttttacttttctttcTCAAGATGAGCTTATCCGAATGGGATTTTATCGTCCGAAATGACATATACACGGTTATGCAAGTGAAGGGTTCAAACGGAGGTGGAGACAAAGCCGTTGCGAACCCCTCAGGTGGAGACAAAACCGTTACGCACCTCCCAGGTGGAGACACTACCGTTGCGAAactcattttaattataaaacgaATGGCATTCATCATTTCGAATGTTAACATATGCATGGGGAATAAGGCAAAGAATCCGAATAACTCCCTTTTCATAATGGATTACTTATTTGGGGTAATCGAGCGGGTGGCGTTGACTCGTCTCCCCCAGGCAGGGTGTTCAAACGATTGCGATAGATTGTTCCTACTTGTTAAAGCGGcttttctgttttatttcgtatctttttatttgttcccTTGTTTGTTGTCCAAGAGGAGGGGAAGTTTCAACCTGGAGGGAGGAGCAATCGATGAGGGGCAAAATCGCAGAGGAAGAGAAGTTACTGGTGATTTGACCGCTGCCAAGGAGGGCGAAGCGGATTTACAATCGGATGCACCGGTTGGACGGGAGCATATCTACTACGACCACAGCGCAGATGTGACGGTTGACGTGCCTACTTTTGTCGCGTTCGTGAAGGAGACCCTTTTCAAAAGTGGCAGCAAGGAAGAAGAATCCCAATTGGATAAGTTCGCATATGTGATGCCGCACTCACACATGGCCTGTAGATTTTTTGACGTCCTATTCGAGCAAGGCGTTATGTACGCGTGCAGCGTGAATGGGGACCTCCAACAAATGCCCAGCGTGGACTTAGAATATAATCTGAGCACCCACGTagaatttcaaaatatgctCACCAAAATTGAGAGCAGCATAACCATCGTCAGTTTCAACAGCATAGTAGATGTACCCGTAAGGGGGATCATCAAATTGCTGACAatcaccatttttaaaatgtcactcaacagaaatattttgtttGCTCGGTTGGTTAACAATTCGGACTGCTTTCCAAATGGGTACCTTTACGATTtaaactttttcttttttttccatcatttGGTGTCATCGTTGATTCAGAGAGTTAGGGGCTTGTCTGATGGTCCCTTCTCCCAGCGCAGTTACTACTGCATCTCG TTCTTAATAGATACCCTTCTGTGCGCGTACTGCATCATGGAGGAGGTCGCGAAGACGATGGAGGTGACACCCTGTCGGGGCGCGACAGGAGATGCGGTAAATGCGGCAAAAGCGGCAAATGAGGCTTATGAAGGAGATAAGGCTAATAATCCAGATGGCCCAGATGTACCGGGCGAACCCCCACTTGcagcagcaaaatggagccTGCAAAAACTCAACGAACGGCTGAGGTGCACACTGAACGAAATGccgcaaaaggaaaagagatACCTTTTCCCGCGGGTCAAGTTGCTAGTAGAGAAGTATCTTTAA
- a CDS encoding mago nashi domain containing protein (encoded by transcript PVX_096080A), giving the protein MSKRDRFSFRYYVGHEGKFGHEFLEFEFNSKGRLRYANNSNYKNDKIIRKEAYVSKSVLNELKRIIEESEICKESDKLWPAPDKIGKQELEIFLDGNEYYFTTSKIGSLSDVKQCDDPEGLRVFYYLVQDLKCFLFSLICLHFRIKPV; this is encoded by the exons ATGTCCAAGAGAGATAGATTTTCCTTTAGATACTA cGTTGGGCATGAAGGGAAATTCGGCCATGAGTTCCTCGAGTTTGAATTCAACTCCAAGGGGAGACTAAGATATGCTAACAACtctaattataaaaatgacaaaattatAAGGAAGGAGG cCTACGTGAGTAAGTCCGTACTGAATGAGCTAAAACGCATAATTGAAGAATCGGAGATTTGCAAAGAAAGCGATAAGTTATGGCCTGCCCCGGACAAAATAGGAAAACAGGAGCTAGAAATTTTCTTAGATGGGaatgaatattattttacgaCTTCCAAAATTGGGTCTCTTTCTGATGTGAAACAGTGCGATGACCCAGAAGGACTCAGAGTGTTCTACTACCTTGTGCAGGACTTGAAGTGTTTCTTGTTTTCTCTCATTTGCTTGCACTTTAGG aTTAAGCCTGTGTGA
- a CDS encoding hypothetical protein, conserved (encoded by transcript PVX_096075A) yields the protein MQVITSDKIGLLKYVQCRPKSSISEQTLQPDLRRTINHVTWSGGYGGYEESQITLCRKNGLVEGFAFPYDEPNPNISDICLLSFLSCNNCIYTRMLNQHHSVIYKDLLDKEKERYTNYAEFMPLYTSENVKNGVYESYLQNDRLLLTVSNGGHVHVLNWDCDNERGKYHLSKEDEVKHEKDAAKKRQLYFKNYKNEVLQCIEFKQIEEKNSHNNVIIKTNEYTNVRVEDICTDYHFDNMLSEEAICQSYILSNPIDAACVNEVLTNRLAIGGYKNCLKVFDLFTGSYLWKSKNIGTTLLNLNCESLIKSVSFLNDINVNILSAATYDHKIILYDMRCQEKPVYVYDHYKRGNISRNKFSCFDHNYSESDLVFTCISSSSHVGREEMETKGAPQTQEGEVDGDNEQGEKRNGEADHKTEKKRRASNLAPQPHYAEEELHVKFNANQVKANNFKMHEELQQQKRGGNETTGVNPNGDAQEKKDDNPSPQRNPNESQCSNYFIKKLASKDSQIIFLSDNYGNVYKFEVVTGNKLLQYIYIKKCAQEKLTCEEEKKGDPSFLLQNKQSLYEFYKEYQSSNKSHLRNDLPVMWAKDNFDQFLILFLKKFKIHNGAISSLSLHRGGNFLCSVSYDRFLSILNLEMKKVIKRVHVGHILTSCLFRSLPIDESEHTVKNGGGPKASKRQKTLQQVGDSEEEPSSECESWHDSSNESDEGVSKGGKRRRGEAGKAEGEDEEEEDDYEEEDDEEEEDEDEDDNDEDDNDEDDEDDDNDDDDDDNDDDDDDNDDDDDDNDDDDDDNDDDDGE from the exons ATGCAAGTAATTACGTCCGATAAGATAGGCCTACTCAAGTATGTACAATGCAGACCCAAGAGTTCCATTTCTGAGCAAACGCTCCAGCCCGACTTGAGGAGAACAATCAACCACGTGACGTGGTCCGGCGGATACGg AGGATATGAAGAGTCACAAATAACGCTATGCAGAAAGAACGGACTAGTCGAAGGTTTTGCCTTCCCGTATGATGAACCAAACCCGAACATCAGCGACATATGCTTGCTATCATTTCTTAGTTGCAACAATTGTATTTACACAAGGATGCTTAATCAGCACCATAGCGTGATATACAAAGATTTGCTCGATAAGGAAAAAGAGAGGTATACTAATTATGCCGAGTTCATGCCCCTCTACACCagtgaaaatgtaaaaaatggagtgTATGAAAGTTACCTGCAAAATGATAGACTTCTCCTCACCGTGAGTAATGGGggacatgtgcatgtgctaAATTGGGACTGCGACAACGAACGTGGTAAGTACCACCTCAGTAAGGAAGATGAAGTGAAGCACGAAAAGGATgctgcgaaaaaaaggcagctttattttaaaaactacaAAAACGAAGTATTGCAGTGTATCGAATTcaaacaaattgaagaaaaaaatagccacaACAATGTCATCATAAAAACAAACGAATATACAAATGTGAGAGTGGAAGATATATGCACAGATTATCACTTCGATAATATGCTTTCCGAAGAAGCCATCTGCCAGTCGTACATCTTAAGTAACCCAATTGATGCTGCCTGTGTCAATGAGGTACTAACAAACAGACTGGCCATCGGGGGCTACAAAAATTGCTTAAAAGTATTTGACTTATTCACGGGCAGCTACCTCTGGAAATCAAAAAACATAGGAACGACTTTGCTAAATTTAAATTGCGAAAGTTTAATAAAATCTGTGAGCTTCCTAAACGACATCAATGTCAACATACTGTCAGCTGCAACGTATGACCACAAAATTATTCTGTATGATATGCGTTGCCAAGAAAAGCCGGTCTACGTTTATGACCACTATAAGAGGGGGAATATCAGTCGAAATAAGTTTTCCTGTTTCGATCATAACTACTCGGAGAGCGACCTCGTGTTTACGTGTATAAGCAGCAGTTCACACGTGGGGCGGGAGGAAATGGAGACCAAGGGAGCGCCGCAGACCcaggagggagaagtggaTGGGGATAACGAACAAGGCGAAAAGAGAAACGGAGAGGCAGACCATAAAACAGAGAAGAAACGACGCGCCAGCAATTTGGCACCCCAACCACACTATGCAGAGGAAGAACTCCACGTCAAATTTAACGCCAACCAAGTGAAGGccaacaattttaaaatgcatgAAGAACTTCAGCAGCAAAAGAGAGGCGGAAACGAAACAACAGGAGTGaacccaaatggggatgcacaggaaaaaaaggatgacaATCCATCCCCCCAGAGGAACCCAAACGAATCACAGTGCAGCAATTACTTCATAAAAAAACTCGCCTCCAAGGACAGCCAAATTATCTTCCTTTCGGACAACTACGGAAACGTGTACAAATTCGAAGTCGTCACGGGGAACAAACTGctacaatatatttatatcaaaAAATGCGCACAGGAAAAGCTGACATgtgaagaagagaaaaagggagACCCCTCCTTTCTACTTCAAAACAAACAAAGCTTGTACGAATTTTACAAAGAATATCAAAGCAGTAATAAAAGTCACTTACGAAATGACTTGCCTGTTATGTGGGCCAAAGACAACTTTGACCAATTCTTAATtctatttcttaaaaaatttaaaatccATAATGGGGCCATATCTTCTCTAAGTTTACACAGGGGAGGGAATTTTCTTTGTTCAGTTAGCTATGACAGATTTTTAAGTATACTCAATTTGGAGATGAAAAAAGTTATTAAGAGAGTACATGTCGGTCATATACTGACCAGCTGCTTGTTTCGGTCCCTTCCCATTGATGAGTCTGAACATACGGTGAAGAATGGGGGCGGGCCCAAGGCATCCAAGCGGCAGAAAACGCTCCAGCAGGTGGGGGACTCAGAGGAAGAACCATCTAGTGAATGCGAAAGTTGGCACGACTCCTCGAATGAGTCCGACGAGGGGGtaagcaaaggggggaaacgccGTCGGGGGGAGGCCGGCAAGGCAGAAGGGGaggacgaagaagaggaggatgattatgaagaggaggatgacgaagaagaggaggatgaggaTGAAGATGATAATGACGAGGATGATAATGATGAAGATGACGAGGATGACGATaacgacgacgatgatgacgataacgacgacgatgatgacgataacgacgacgatgatgacgataacgacgacgatgatgacgataACGACGATGACGATGGCGAATAA